A segment of the Corynebacterium liangguodongii genome:
CGTGTTTCTACCGGAGCAACTCCCAAAGCGGGTTCCTCGAAGTACTACGAAGATGGACGTATCCCGTGGCTTCGTACAGGCGAGGTTACGTTTGGAAGGATCTGGGATACGGAAGTGAAGATCACCGAAGCCGCTGTTAAAGAGACTGGCGCCTCCTGGATCCCATCCGATTGTGTGATCGTTGCAATTTCAGGCGCCACTGCGGCTCGTTGCGCGATCAATAAGATTCCACTTACAACTAACCAGCACTGCTGTAACCTCCAAATCGATGCTTCCCAGGCTGACTATCGGTATGTCTTCTACTGGATTGCATCAAACTATGAGGCGCTAAAATCCCTGGGTCGTGGAGCACGGTCAGATTTGAACGTAAGAATTATTAAAGATTTTCCCGTTCCTCTACCGCCGATCGAGGTGCAGAATCGAATTGCATCTTTTCTCGACAAGTTCGACGCCCTCGTCAACGATCTCAACAGCGGCCTTCCGGCCGAGATCGCGGCGCGGCGCAAGCAATACGAGTACTACCGCGACCGTCTGCTTACCTTTAAGGAGTTTTCCGCATGAGTGACGCCACTCACCGCAAATACGATCCGATCGCGGTCTCGGCCGAGAGCACCGTCGTTGCTGAGTATGTTCCCGATGCTGCGTCCGAGACGGCGTATCAGTCTGAAGCGGCTCTAGAACGCGAGTTGATCCGCCTACTGCAGTCGCAGGCCTACGAGTACCTGCCCATAAGCTCCGAGCAAAAACTCATTGATAACCTCCGTCGGCAGCTAGAGGCGCTGAACCACATCACCTTCTCGGAAGAGGAGTGGCAGGGCTTTTTTGAAAACTCCATCGCGGGTAAAAACGACGGCATTGTCGAAAAGACGGTGCGTATCCAGGAAGACCATGTGCAGCTCCTCAAGCGTGACGACGGTTCGACGAAAAACATTACGTTGCTGGATAAGCAGAACATTCACAACAACCGCCTGCAAGTGATTAACCAGTACAAGGTTGATCGTGCTGAACCTGCCGACGAAACCCGCACCGGAGGCCGATACGCAAACCGGTACGACGTCACCATCCTTGTTAACGGCTTACCGATGGTGCATATCGAGCTAAAGCGTCGTGGGGTGGATATCCGCGAGGCGTTTAACCAGATCGACCGCTACCAGCGCGACAGCTTCTGGGCGGGCTCAGGCTTGTTCGAGTACGTGCAGCTGTTCGTGATCTCGAACGGCACGCTGACCAAGTATTACTCGAACACCACGCGCAGCCAGCACATCAAGGAGGGGAACCAGCGCGGCAGGAGTAGAAAGACCTCGAACAGCTTCGAGTTCACCTCGTGGTGGGCTGACGCGCAGAACAAGCCGATCCAGGACCTCACCTCGTTTGCCAAGACGTTCTTTGCCAAGCACGCCCTGCTCAACATCCTGACCAAGTATTGCGTGCTCACAGCCGATCGGATGCTGCTGGTGATGCGCCCGTACCAGATCGTCGCCACCGAGCGGATCCTGCAGCGCATCGAGATTGCCACAAACTACAAGAAGCTCGGCACCGTCGAGGCCGGCGGGTACGTGTGGCACACGACCGGTTCGGGTAAGACGCTAACATCGTTCAAGACCGCCCAGCTAGCCTCCGCACTGCCCAGCGTGGATAAGGTGCTATTCGTCGTCGACCGCAAGGACCTCGATTACCAGACGATGCGGGAGTACGACCGCTTCCAAAAGGGCGCGGCGAACTCAAACACGTCGACGGCCGTGCTGAAGAGGCAGCTCGAAGACCCAGCTGCGCGAATCATCATCACGACAATTCAGAAGTTATCCACGTTCATCAAGGCGAATAAGAAGCACCCAGTCTACGACCAGCACGTGGTGATCATCTTCGACGAATGCCACCGGTCCCAGTTCGGAGAGATGCACACCAGCATCACGCGCTCGTTCAAGTGCTACAACCTGTTTGGGTTTACCGGCACGCCGATCTTCGCTGCCAACAGCGGAAGCGGTGGTAATCCTCAGCTCAAGACCACCGAGCAGGCTTTCGGCGAAAAGCTCCACACCTACACGATCGTCGATGCGATCACTGACAAAAACGTGCTGCCGTTCCGCATCGACTACGTCAACACGATTGCGGAGGGGGAAGTAGCCGACAAGCAGGTCGCCGCGATCGCGTCTGAGGAGGCCCTCCTCTCTCCACAACGTATCAGCAACATCGTGAGCTATACCCTGGAACACTTCGACCAGAAAACGAAGCGTACATCGAGCTACGAGCACTCGGTGGTGACCAACGTTGTGGAGGCGACACGCAGCCGCAAACAAGCAGTGGCGTTGCGGAAAAGAAGGCGGGTGAAGGGCTTCAACGCGATTTTCGCTACTGCCTCGATTGATGCCGCCCGACGGTACTACAATGCCTTCCAGGCACAAAACGATCTGCTCCCGCCGGAAAAGCGGCTGAAGATTGGCCTGATCTACTCGTATGGAGGGAACGAAGCGGTAGACGATGGAATTCTCGATGAAGAAGACTTTGATACCGCGGCATTGAGCGTTGACGCGCGAGCATTTCTCGAAGACGCGATCCAGGACTACAACGACCTGTTCGGAACGAGCTATGACACTACCGCAGATCGGTTCCAGAACTACTACAAGGACCTATCCCAGCGATTGAAAAACCGGGAACTTGACCTCGTGATCGTGGTGAACATGTTCCTTACCGGCTTCGACGCGACGACTTTGAACACGCTCTTCGTGGACAAGAACCTCCGCTCGCACGGCCTGATCCAGGCATATTCGCGCACCAATCGCATCCTGAACTCGGTGAAAACCTACGGCAACATCGTTGCTTTCCGGGACCTCGAGGAGGAAACCAACGCGGCGCTCGAGTTGTTCGGAAATAAGGACGCCCGTGGCGTCGTCCTGCTCAAGCCTTACGCGGACTACTACGCAGAATATGCGGAAAAGGTCCAGGAACTGCTGGATAAGTTCCCGCTGGGAGAGCGCATCATCGGGGAAAAGGCCCAGAAGGAGTTCATTGCGCTGTTCGGCGCGATCCTCCGATTAGAGAACATCCTTACCTCGTTCGATGAGTTCACCGGGAACGAGCTACTCACTCAACGCCAGGGGCAGGACTATCGCAGTCTCTATCTCGACCTCCACGCGGAGTTCCGCAACCGGGAGGCTGTGGAGAAGGAGCCGATCAGCGACGACGTTGTTTTCGAAATCGAGCTGATCAAGCAGGTAGAAATCAACGTCGACTACATCCTCATGCTTGTCGAGAAGTACCGCGAGCAACACGGCGATGGCCAGGACAAGGAGATTCGCTCCGAGATCTCTCGTGCCGTGGACGCGAGCCCGAGCCTGCGCAGCAAAAAGGATCTTATCGACGCCTTTGTCGATCGAGTGTCTGTCGATAGCGACGTGGACGAAGCATGGCGGGCGTACATCGCCAAGATGCGTGAGGAAGAACTCGGTGAGATCATCACGGCTGAAGGCCTCCGCCCAGACCTCACACGAGCGCTCATTGAGACCGCATTCCGCGAAGGCGTTCTCCGTACGACCGGTACCGCGATCGCTCAGGTGCTTCCACCTGTGTCCCGTTTCGCGGTGAGCGGTGGCCACGGTGAGAAAAAGCAGCGCGTGACCCAAAAACTTCAGGCGTTCTTTGAGAGGTTTTACGGCCTAGCAGAGGTGAGAGAGTAGGAAAGGCCAGCGCCCCGCCGCGATTTTATTTTTCCGGGGGCAGGGGAGTACGGTATTTCCTTGCGCGGGGCATTAGCTCAGTTGGTAGAGCGTCGCGTTCGCAATGCGAAGGTCAGGGGTTCGATTCCCCTATGCTCCACTTCTCACCCCCTCACCCCAGTGAGGGGGTTTTCCGTTTCACATCTCCTAGACAGCTGTTCTATACTGTGTACAGTTTCAGCACAGCGTCTTTGGAGATGATTCACATGCGGGCATTCACTCGCCGCTTCCTTGTTCCCCTCACCGCCACCGCCCTCATTACCACCGGCTTGCCCGCCGTGGCCTCCGCGGATCCCGACCCGACCACGGGGGTTGAGCTCAACGTCGCGCAGAACCAGTTCGTGGGCAAGAGCGTGACCTATGATCCCTCTGCGGGTGCGCGCGAGGGCCTCGCGGCGCTGAAGGAGCTGCGTGGGTACATGTGGGACCAGAACCCGCCGTTTAGGGCTTACAACAACGAGTACTCCGGGACGCTGCAGGACGCCGCTCGCTCACAGGGCCTACGCACGAAGGAGGCGTACCAGAACGCGGTCTCACTTGACGAGGACTTGACCTGGATCGCTACCCAGCGCGCCGTCGAAGCTTCCGTAAAGTTCGAGCATAAGAGGCCCGACGGCACGGATGTGAACACCGCGAAGCGAGGCACGGTGCAGTGGAGCGGGGAGTCCCTCGCCGTCGGTACGCCGAACCTGCGAGACACCATTATCAACGAATGGGGTAAGGGCGAACTGCAGGCCCTGAGGGACGCAAACGGCGCGTGGAACGAACACAACGGCCACCTCATCCACATGCTCAATCCGAAGAACCGGGCCTACGGTTTCGGCGCGGTCTACGACGTTCCTGGCGTCGTGTTCGGTCATTATGGCCGCTATAATTACTTCGCCGCATGGTCCTCGACCGTTGTGAAGACCCCCGCGTCCACCCAGACCGGCAAGACCACCGGAGTGATCTACCGTGCGGCCCTTCCGGGTGAGCGCCCCACCGGGATCGTGAGCGGTGGCCATATCCCGGCACCGGGCGGCGACAATCCCGCGTCGGGCAGCAGCCTGGATACGGGTCAGGCGATCGGTATCGCCCTCGGGGTCATTGCGCTGATCGTCACTTTGCTCGGCGGGGTGTCGTTCACGCTGCACCTATAGGGCCCGCTGTGATTGCCCAGTTCGGGCTCTAGCTGCCCCTACTTCTTCGGCAGCGCGAGGAGCGCGGCGCCGATGGCGGCGAGCCAGGAGTCCTTGGCCAGGGGGGTGCCGGCCTGGGACGGGCGGATTCCGTCGTCTTCGGTGTTGTCGCTGTTGCCGAAGTACATGGTCAAAAGGCCCGAGCCGAACGCGGTGAGGCCGAGGCCGGCGAGGCGGTTGGACACGAACGGCAGCAGCAGCGCAGTGCCCAGTCCGGTCTCGGCCGCGGCGAGGGCCTTGGCAAATGTCTCGGCGTCGAGCTCCTTGACAAACGGCAGCCCGGTCGCCGCCATGCCCTGCAGGCCCTCCGCGGTTGCCTTATCGGCCTGGAGCTTGCCCAGCCCGGAGTTGAGGATGAACAAGCCGGTGGGAACGCGCAGTGCCGCGGAGCTCAGCCCGAGCTTGGTCTTGGAGGTCTTGTCGTGCTTGGTGCGGTTGAACATGAGGAATATCCTTCCTTTGCGTTAGTGATACATCAACTAGCCTAGCGCGATTCGGCGAGGCCACGCGGCCGCGCTTTTACGACGCCCGAATCTCGCTTTCCACGACCCACTTGTGGTTGGTCATGGTCATCCCGTCGGCCTCGACGTCGACGACGTAGACCGTCTCGTCGGTGGAAGAGTCGATCGTTGCCGCCGCACCCTTCATTCCTGGCATGTGGTCGGCCTCTAGGGTGACCTCGGTGCCCGCGGCGAGCGTTTCTTTGCCTGCACCCTTGATCTCCTCCTGCACGACCCATTTGTGGTTCGCCACGGGCTCCGAGCCGTCGGTAGGCATGTAGCTCACGGCGTAGGCGGTGGTGTCGTAGGCGCCGACGATGGTCGCGGGCGCGCCCTCCATTCCTGGCATGTGGTCGGCCGCGAGAGTCACCTTGGTGCCGACGGGGTAGGTCGGGTCCGCAGCCTCAGCCATGCCGGCGGGTACCGGGCCGCCGTCCGCGGGGTGGTTGTGCCCAGAGTGCCCAGAGTGCCCAGAGTGCTCGGAATGCTCGGAATGCTCGGAATGCTCAGCGTGCGCGCTGTGGTCCGGTTCTGCGGGCGCGGGCTCGCTCTGTGCGCACCCGGCGAGTGCGGCGATGCAGGCGGCGGCGCAGGTTGAAATAAGGGTCTTCTTCATGCGCCTCATCGTAGCGACGCCACGCGGCGCCCCGACCCGATCTTGCGCAAAACCGGGGGTGGAACGGGTGGGGACGAAAGTAGACTATTCGCCTAGGGGGATAGACCGACGAGGATTCTTCAGTTATGGTCTCAATTGCGCGTAAGTTAACGACAGGTGCATATTTCGGAACATCTGGCTTGCGGGCAGGAAAATTGAGGTCATCGTGTTTTTTTATCTACCCGGGTCACTGCGGGTGCAGTCGCATTTGCGCTAACGCTGCCCATGGTCACAGCTTTCAACGCAACTCCCGCGTACGCTGCGACACCGGAATCAGCTCACCTGAACACCAGCTTCGCAAACCCTGATCTGGCAGAACGAGCTCGTGAATTTGAATTTGGGCTCTCCTATATTGCTTCAATTCCGGACGAAGTTCTTGAAAATGGAGACAGGGCAACTGAGGAGTGGGTACGAATGAATCCCCCAGCGCCTGGCTCACAATGGATGAATGGGGGGATCTCGACCTACGCAAGCGTGTGGGGCTGCACTCAGGCTATCTTGGGAGTAACAGCTGGGAATTTGGTAGGTGCAGCAAAGCTCCTGAAGATCAAGAAGTACATCAGCGCCCTTGGAGGCGTGGGAGAGGCGGTGCGGCTCATGTGGGGCGCGAGCTTCAGCTACGAGAAAATGATGGCCTTGGGGGGTGCGCTTGGTGCATTGGCGGGAGAGCTTTCAGGAGTCACCGCTGTCCGGAACGAGTGTTTTCAATAAGTGGTTAGAAAGGAGAAAACAACCATGAACCAGATCTCTCGGGCTAGCTCCTACGTCCTTCTTGCCCTCGCGGCCGTCTTGCTGTTCACAGGGCAATTCCCGCTCGCCGCGCTGGCGGCGTTCATTGGCGTGTGGGGGCTCAAAGAATCGCACAAGGCCCCCAAGGCCGACGACCTCGACCGCGGCAAGCCGGCTCCCTCTGCCGATGTGGTGCGGCGGCTGAGGGAGGACAATCCGGGGATGTCCTTACACGACGCCGTGGCGAGGTCCCAGGCGCAGGAGTAGACGCCCTATATCGCCAGCTCGGGGTGGATGTCCTTGGCCATGATGATGCGGTGCCTCCACAGCCCGGCCGAGGCCACCGCCCACGAGACGAGTGCGAGAAGGACGAGCACCGCGACGCCGATGCCGGCGCGGGGGTCGCCGGGCTGCCCGCCGAAGAGGCATTGGCGCAGCAGATCAACGCTAAAGCGCATCGGGTCAACCTGGTGGATCCACTGGATGAGGCGCGGCTGGACCTCGGTGGGGTAGAGGCCGTTGGAGGCGACGAGCTGCAGCGACATCAAAGCCATGGTGATGAGCCTGCCCGGGGCGGGGCCGAAGACGATGTTGATTGCGGTGATGGCGGAGATAAACGCCCACGATGTGAGCACGAGGGAGGCGAGCATGAGTCCCGGGTGCGCAGGCTCGACGCCGATAGCGAAAACCTGCACGAGCCACAGCAGTAGCGCCTGCCCGAACCCGACGACGAAGGCAGGCAGGAGGGTGGAGAGCAGCGCCCTGAACGGGTTCGTGCCCGAGTCGATGGCCCGCCGCGGCATCGGGTTAAACACCATGAACAGAGCGAGCCCGCCGAACCATAGCGCCAGGGAGAGGAAGAAGGGGGAGAGACCTTTGCCGAAGAAGGTCACGTCGTCCCCGGCGCGCTCCGGGGCGACGGGGGTGGCGGCCGCGCCCGCGGCGGCATCGAGGCGCTCGCCCTGCCAGCGCGGGGCTTGGGAGGCGCCGTCGCTAAGCCGCATGGAGAGCTCGCCGGAGCCGGAGTCGAGCTGGACGAGGCCATCGGCGAGCGCGCTCGCGCCGACGACGAGCTGGTCCGAGCCGGCCGCGAGTTTCGACGACCCATCGGCGGCCGTTCGCGCCCCCACGACGAGCTGGGAGGAGCCGTCCTTGAGCGTGGCCACCCCGGCCACGAGCGTGCCCGAGCCGTCCTTGAGCAGTGACAGGCCCTGGGAGAGGGCCTTCGCGCCGGCGGCGGCCTTGTCCACGCCCGCGCGGTACTGCGCGTCTGCGTCCCCGAGCTGGTGGGCGATCTCGTGGGCCCCGGCCTTCAGCGCGTAGATCTGCTGGAGGGTATCGGGAGTGAGTGCCGCGGCGAGCTCTCCGCTGTGGAGCTGGGACTGCACCCCGCGCGCTTGGTCGGCGAGCGCGGTGAGCCCGGCGGCGTCGAGGTCGGCGACGACGCGGTCGACGGAGGCGGTGATGTCGGCGTAGATCGATTGGGCGGTCTCGAGCTGGGGCGCGACGGCGGTGATGCGGTCGACCCCGCCGGCGACGCGGGCGGCGCCGTCGCCAAGCATGGTCGTGCCGCCTTGAAGTTCGACCATGCCATCGGCGAGCGCGTCCGCGCCTTGGGAGGCCTCCGCGATGCCGCCGTCGAGCTTGCCCGCGCCGTCCTTAAGCGCGCTTACGCCCTCATCGAGCTTGACCGTCCCCTCGGTAAGCGTGCCCAGGCCGCTTTCGAGCTCGTGCGCGCCGTTCGAGAGTGTGCCGGTGCCCTCCTTAAGCTGGCCGCCACCGTCGGAAGCCTGGATTGCACCGTCGTGGACCTGGCGCGCGCCGTCGGCGGCTTGGTCGAGGCCGTCGCCAAGCGTGTTGATGCCCACGAAGAGCTGGTTGACTACCTCGCGGCTGACCGAATCGGCGATCACCGAGGTCATGATCGTCGTGGCCTGGTTGCCCAGCAGGGTGGGGATGAAGCCGTTGGCCTCGCTAAGCGTGACGTTGATCTTCGCCTGGTGCGGCTCGGGCGAGTCGACCGAGGTCACGGCCTCGGTGAAGTCGGTCGGGATTTCCACGCCGAGGTAGTACGTTCCATCGGCGATGCCGCGCCGGGCCTCCTCGGCGCTCACGAGGTGGAAGTCGAGCGGTTGGCGGTCGGCGAGCTCGTCGACCACCTTGCCGCCGGCATCGCCGGTATCGGAGTTCACGAGCGCGACGGGCATCCGGCCCAGGTTGCCAATCGGGTCGTAGTACGACCAGACGAACAGCCCGCCGAAGATCAGCGGCAGCGCCATGATCACCGCGAGGGCCAGCGGGGGCAGGGTGCCGCGGCCGAAGCGGCGGAAGTTGCTGCCTAGGTGCAATCCGGAGATCATCGGCTGGCTCCTTCGCGAAGGTCGACTACGTGGGCGGCGTGCCCACCGACGTCGGGGTTGACGCTGGTAACAACGACGGGCAGGTGTTGGGCAAGGTTGGTGAGGTCGTCGAGAAACGCGTTGCGCAGCCCGATGTCGCGCAGCTGGTCCGGGTCGTCGACGACGAGCATTCCCGCCCTGGGCCGGGAGACGAGAGCAAGCAGGACGCGCAGCCGCAGGCGCACCGCGGTCTCTACCTCCCCGACCCGCGCGTCGGTGTCGAGGCCCGCGAGACCGAGCGGGGCAAGCCAGGGCTCCACGAGCGCGTGGGCGCACACGTCGCGGGGAATCGGCCGGAAGAAGGGCTGGCGCCAGGCGATCTGTTCGCGCAGGATTTCGCGGACGGTGACCGAGCGCTCGAGGGAGTCGATCAGGCTCACCCCGGCGAGGGCGGTGTGGCGGAAGCGCTCGCGCGTGCTGGTCGCGGTGCCCGCCGGGTGGCGCAGCGTGATGTGGCCGGCGGCGGGGTTATACCGCCCGGCCAGCGCCATGCTCAGGGTCGAGGCGCCCGATTCGCGGCCGGCGAGCAGGAGGGTCAGGCCCTCGCCGGCCGCGAAGGAGTAGGCGCCGTCGCCTTTGCGCAGCACCAGGTCTTGGGTGCGGAGGAGGGGGTCCATGCCAAAATCCTTAAGCGTAGGAAGGGCTATCACTTAAGCGTGAATGGTTCTCCCTTGCCCCAAAAATGTCAAGTGATAGCATGCAGAGAATGCGTGCAGATGCGAAGCGCAAGCGAGAACTCATCATTGACGCTGCGACGCGCCAGTTCCGCACCGTTCCCGATGCCCGCATCACCCTCGAAGGCATCGCCCAGGAAGCCGGGGTCGGCATCGCCACCCTCTACCGGCACTTTCCCACCAAGCACGATCTGCGCCTAGCCTGCGCGCTCAACCTCTTTGACACGCTCGCGGGCACGCTCAACGAGGCGCTAGAGACCTTCGAGGACGACCCGGAGGCGCATTGGGAAGCTCTCATCTGGCGGCTCGTCGACTACGGCATCGGCATGCTTGTGGCCACGCTGGCTGATCAGGGCAGGGTGGAGATCGACCCGGAGCTCATGGACAAGCGTGGCCAGTTCTTCGCCGACGTCGAGGTGCTCATGGACAAGGCCGCGAGCCACGGCCTCGTCGATCCCGATATCAGCGCGCTCGAGCTGGCCTCGGAGCTCATTGTGGTGACCCGCCCGCAGAGCGAGGTGGTCAACGAGCTCTTTCCCGACGTCAGCCGCCGGCTGGTCCAGCACCTCCTGCTCGCCTGGAGGCGCTCGGAGCGCTAGAGGCGGGTGGAACCGCGCTGGTCGTTATCGAGCGTGTCCAGCGTGGAGAGCTGCTCGTCGATCGAGCTCAGCAGCTCCTCATCGCGCACCGCCGGCTCCTCGCCGAGCGGGCCGGCGACCTGCGCCTTATCGGACTTGTCGTCTTCGGTGCGGCTGGAGTAGACAAGCGTGCTCTCCCCGGGCTTCGTCGCGCCCGAGGGCTTGGCCGGGGTAGACGTCGGCGCCTCTTTGCGCTCCTTAATCACACACTCCCACACCGCCCAGCCGGCGCCAGCGGCTGCGGCGAGGGCGGCGAGAGTGGCAAAGCCTGCGGCAGCCTTGCCGCCGGAGCTCTTCGACTTCTTCTTCGCGTCCTTAGCCTCCTGCTTCAGCGCCTTGCGCCGCTCAGCCCGCGAGGGAGCTGCCGCGGCGAAAGCGGCACGGCGGCGGTCGAGGCGGTCGTGCGCGTTGCGGGTAATGGCGCCGGCTTCGCGCCGGGCCGCGCTGTAGAGGTCTTCGAGCTCGTCGATGTGCGCGAGGTCGTTGATGCCTTCAACCTTGTCGTTCTTTAAGGCGTCGATAAGCGAGTCGTAGATCTCGCGCTGCTTGTCCTTGTCCAGGTTGCGGAAGTAGCTCACCGCGGAGCCGGCTCCCTTGAGCGCGAGGCGGATGGTCATCGGGTTCATGTGTCATTCCTTTGTGTCGTGAGCAAGCGTGAGCAAGGTCGAGTGTGTTTCCCAGCCTAGCGATTCACCGCGCGGCCCGCCCCCGAATTATATTCACGCTCCCTACTGCGAATGACCTGCACAGACCGAGCAATTCAGGTGAACAGAGTTGTCTATTGGCGGGCGCGTTTATAGATTTTCTCACCAACGACGTTATCCGTAAGCGCCGAGCCCGGCCAGGCAACCCGTGTCCATCAAGAAAGGTTGAGTTTCTCGTGACCGAGAGATCCCCTTCGACGCGGCTTTCTGCCTCCGCCCCGCTAGATCGCCTCGACGAAGACCCAGGCTACCCGCCCGCTCGCCGGGCCCCCGTCGCGCTGAGCTTCGAGCTCATCCCGCCGCGCCACGACGCGGACACGGCGCTGCTCGACACCCTCATCGAGGGCCTTTTGGCCTACCACCCGGACTACGTCTCGGTGACCTCCTCGCGCCGCTCCGATTGGCTCGAAGGCACCGCCGCACTCATCTCGCGTATCAGCCGCACCACCGACTTAAAAACGATCGCGCACCTCGCCTGCACGGCGGGCACGCGCGAGGAGCTCGCGGGCTGGATCCGCGCGCTTATCGACGCCGGGGTGCGCGGCTTCCTCGCCCTGCGCGGAGACCTCCCCGAGGGTCAGACCGGCCTGCCCGCGGACCACCTCCAGCACGCCACCGACCTCATTATGCTCATCCGTGACGTCGAGCGCGAGCAGGCGTTCCGCCTCGCGGCCGGCAAGCTGGCCCTCTCTGTGGCCTGCTACCCCTCCGGCCACGCCGA
Coding sequences within it:
- a CDS encoding type I restriction endonuclease subunit R, yielding MSDATHRKYDPIAVSAESTVVAEYVPDAASETAYQSEAALERELIRLLQSQAYEYLPISSEQKLIDNLRRQLEALNHITFSEEEWQGFFENSIAGKNDGIVEKTVRIQEDHVQLLKRDDGSTKNITLLDKQNIHNNRLQVINQYKVDRAEPADETRTGGRYANRYDVTILVNGLPMVHIELKRRGVDIREAFNQIDRYQRDSFWAGSGLFEYVQLFVISNGTLTKYYSNTTRSQHIKEGNQRGRSRKTSNSFEFTSWWADAQNKPIQDLTSFAKTFFAKHALLNILTKYCVLTADRMLLVMRPYQIVATERILQRIEIATNYKKLGTVEAGGYVWHTTGSGKTLTSFKTAQLASALPSVDKVLFVVDRKDLDYQTMREYDRFQKGAANSNTSTAVLKRQLEDPAARIIITTIQKLSTFIKANKKHPVYDQHVVIIFDECHRSQFGEMHTSITRSFKCYNLFGFTGTPIFAANSGSGGNPQLKTTEQAFGEKLHTYTIVDAITDKNVLPFRIDYVNTIAEGEVADKQVAAIASEEALLSPQRISNIVSYTLEHFDQKTKRTSSYEHSVVTNVVEATRSRKQAVALRKRRRVKGFNAIFATASIDAARRYYNAFQAQNDLLPPEKRLKIGLIYSYGGNEAVDDGILDEEDFDTAALSVDARAFLEDAIQDYNDLFGTSYDTTADRFQNYYKDLSQRLKNRELDLVIVVNMFLTGFDATTLNTLFVDKNLRSHGLIQAYSRTNRILNSVKTYGNIVAFRDLEEETNAALELFGNKDARGVVLLKPYADYYAEYAEKVQELLDKFPLGERIIGEKAQKEFIALFGAILRLENILTSFDEFTGNELLTQRQGQDYRSLYLDLHAEFRNREAVEKEPISDDVVFEIELIKQVEINVDYILMLVEKYREQHGDGQDKEIRSEISRAVDASPSLRSKKDLIDAFVDRVSVDSDVDEAWRAYIAKMREEELGEIITAEGLRPDLTRALIETAFREGVLRTTGTAIAQVLPPVSRFAVSGGHGEKKQRVTQKLQAFFERFYGLAEVRE
- a CDS encoding DoxX family protein, encoding MFNRTKHDKTSKTKLGLSSAALRVPTGLFILNSGLGKLQADKATAEGLQGMAATGLPFVKELDAETFAKALAAAETGLGTALLLPFVSNRLAGLGLTAFGSGLLTMYFGNSDNTEDDGIRPSQAGTPLAKDSWLAAIGAALLALPKK
- a CDS encoding YdhK family protein, whose amino-acid sequence is MKKTLISTCAAACIAALAGCAQSEPAPAEPDHSAHAEHSEHSEHSEHSGHSGHSGHNHPADGGPVPAGMAEAADPTYPVGTKVTLAADHMPGMEGAPATIVGAYDTTAYAVSYMPTDGSEPVANHKWVVQEEIKGAGKETLAAGTEVTLEADHMPGMKGAAATIDSSTDETVYVVDVEADGMTMTNHKWVVESEIRAS
- a CDS encoding YhgE/Pip family protein, with amino-acid sequence MISGLHLGSNFRRFGRGTLPPLALAVIMALPLIFGGLFVWSYYDPIGNLGRMPVALVNSDTGDAGGKVVDELADRQPLDFHLVSAEEARRGIADGTYYLGVEIPTDFTEAVTSVDSPEPHQAKINVTLSEANGFIPTLLGNQATTIMTSVIADSVSREVVNQLFVGINTLGDGLDQAADGARQVHDGAIQASDGGGQLKEGTGTLSNGAHELESGLGTLTEGTVKLDEGVSALKDGAGKLDGGIAEASQGADALADGMVELQGGTTMLGDGAARVAGGVDRITAVAPQLETAQSIYADITASVDRVVADLDAAGLTALADQARGVQSQLHSGELAAALTPDTLQQIYALKAGAHEIAHQLGDADAQYRAGVDKAAAGAKALSQGLSLLKDGSGTLVAGVATLKDGSSQLVVGARTAADGSSKLAAGSDQLVVGASALADGLVQLDSGSGELSMRLSDGASQAPRWQGERLDAAAGAAATPVAPERAGDDVTFFGKGLSPFFLSLALWFGGLALFMVFNPMPRRAIDSGTNPFRALLSTLLPAFVVGFGQALLLWLVQVFAIGVEPAHPGLMLASLVLTSWAFISAITAINIVFGPAPGRLITMALMSLQLVASNGLYPTEVQPRLIQWIHQVDPMRFSVDLLRQCLFGGQPGDPRAGIGVAVLVLLALVSWAVASAGLWRHRIIMAKDIHPELAI
- a CDS encoding TetR/AcrR family transcriptional regulator, which gives rise to MRADAKRKRELIIDAATRQFRTVPDARITLEGIAQEAGVGIATLYRHFPTKHDLRLACALNLFDTLAGTLNEALETFEDDPEAHWEALIWRLVDYGIGMLVATLADQGRVEIDPELMDKRGQFFADVEVLMDKAASHGLVDPDISALELASELIVVTRPQSEVVNELFPDVSRRLVQHLLLAWRRSER
- a CDS encoding methylenetetrahydrofolate reductase encodes the protein MTERSPSTRLSASAPLDRLDEDPGYPPARRAPVALSFELIPPRHDADTALLDTLIEGLLAYHPDYVSVTSSRRSDWLEGTAALISRISRTTDLKTIAHLACTAGTREELAGWIRALIDAGVRGFLALRGDLPEGQTGLPADHLQHATDLIMLIRDVEREQAFRLAAGKLALSVACYPSGHAESKNADMDLDVLLAKQRLGADFAITQLFFSAQDYLDFVERSRLAGVRIPLIPGIMPMTSLRRVERMGVLSGITVPECVTRRLAAAGSQQEEYDIGMELTAELTRTILDAGAGGLHIYTHNNLAVTRDLLGRIGIEEPHHH